The genome window GCTCCCCTTGAACTTCTACAATTACTCTTACCTTATCCGTTTCTTTGTATTGCTTATCCAGTTCTTCTTTTTTAATTTTTTCCTTCGTTGTTACTTCCTTCTTTAGCTCTACTGGATTTACTTTTTGTGGATTAGCAGAAATCACTGAGAAGTTAGAGAATGTTAATAAAAGCACTAAAACTACTGCTAATAGCTTTCTAACTGTTTTCAAGAAGCCTTCCCCCTCTGTCTATTTTTTCCGTTCATATAGTTAATCCTTAATAGTAGCGATTATATTATCGGATTAACCTCATTCATAGTACCCTCCTATTCTACAAATATTAAGTTCTTTTTACAGAATCTTTACATATGGTAATTATATTTCTAATAGATGTAATAGTCAAATTATTATTTTATTACAAAATAAATAGACAGCCGGTTCCCAATTCCTAGATTTATGATTACTAGGTTGAGAATTAACTGCCCGCTAAGGTACCGTTTATTCAATTAATTACCAATAAAATGAGGATGAAATTTCCACTGAATTAATATTCACTTTATTCCTCAATCACAAATGATTCGGATACTACATATTCCGACATGTCTTTCGCTACTAGATAAACGGTAAGTTGATATTCACCTGGTTTTAATGTTGGTAAAGAAATATCATAACTAACGCTTTTCCCTGGAGCAAGCTTCGTATCACCTAACACTTGCATAAACGCTCGTCCATTCGAGTATTTCGTAGTGGTTCCTTCTGTTATGTTTCTTAATTCATATTCATAACGCTGACTCGTTGTGAAGCTAAGTTTTATTTCTTTTGAACCTTCATTTGTAACGGTATATTTAAATGCTTTGCCATTACCTTCTACTTCTACCAATTCAAATGTTAAACCATTGTCTGCTGTCACTTTTGGCTGATTCACTGGATCATCTCCTTCATTTTGTACTTCGTTATTATCTTGTTCATTTGATTGATTCACTAGTAGATAGGTAACCCCTATTAATCCTAGAATTAAGATTAAAGACAAGGCAATAACTCCTGATCTCTTCATGCTTTATACCCCTTTATAGTTTATTGATATTTTTTAAACTGCGAACTAGCTTAGAGTGAGGAATACTCACAGGCGAGTCGCTCCAGAAATACACTACGCTTTCCGTGGGGGCTAGTGAGCCTCCTCGTGCTGTCGCACTTCGCAGTCTCACCTAGGCCTTTCCTCCCGCAGGAGTCTCCGTGTATTTCTTCCGCTGGGATTGTTCAATCGTTATAGTTTTATAACTATAATATATGATTAGAAGACGATTCCTCCATTATGACCGTTAATCTTACGGACGGAATGCATCTTGAAAATAAAGAACAATTTTCTAATGAAGAAGCAATTGAAGCCTTGCCACCTAAAATGACTGTCCATGCGCTACAAACAACATTACACCTTTGGCAGTTAATCTAAATAGCATCAAACTATACTAAAATGAATTCTATCTAAAAATTAGCGCAAGTTCGCGTATCTATACCCCTCTACTTATCATATGAAACGTTATGGAAAAAAACCCATCTTTAAATTGAAAGATGGGTTCAGTTAATTACTTGGCAAGCAATTGCTTTAGTTGATTTGCTTGTTCTGCTTTTATTGCAACGTTGCCTCCGAAAATTGTCAAGCGTTCTAGGGCTTGATTTTTAATATATGTCGATGTTATATCTGGTATTACTTTGTGCACTAGTAATATGGCACTATTATTTTTGGCTGCTAATACAGCTCCTGTTAATGCATCTGCGTAGTTTTTACCTGTTGCTACATACATATGTTTATTATTGATTCCGAAATACTTTGCTATTTCAATATTTGTATCATAGCGGCTTTGTCCACTTATTCTAATTGGATTAGGAAGCTGATTCATAATTGATTCGTTCACCGCTAATGGACCACCAACAACTATCGTTTCCTTTGCCTTTAGCTTGTTTATTGAAGCTTTTGTGCCTGCAGGCAGTTTTGTGCTTTCTGTTAGCAAGATAGGTATGCCTTCATTTGCTGCATAGGATGCAATTGACAAAGCATCTGGGAAGTCATAGCCATTTGCAATTACTACCTTTTTTGAACCATTAGGCGAAACCTCTGAGGCGATTAATGCAGCGGTATCTGTTCTTGAATGTCCAGAAATACGGCGTACTTTAATGCCCGCCTTTTCCAGCTCAGCTGCAACAGCCTTTTTGATCGCAATATCCCCACCTAAAATAATGACATTCGATGCACGCAGTCGCTTAATTTCACGCAATGTTGGTCCATATAATTTATTACTATGTGTTAATAGCACAGGTGCATCTAATTTGGATGCTAATGGTACACCAGAAAGTGCATCTGCAAAATTGTCTCCTCGCGTTAAAATAACTGTATTAGCAGTATTCCAGCCAACTCTGCTTACTTCGATTGCTGTATCATACCTTGAGTAACCAGCTATTCTTGTTACTGGCTCTTTCCCAGCAGCAAGCGCTGCTGTTACTGCTGGCATTGCTTGTACTAATCCATATCCATATCCATTATTTGGATGTTTTGGATACTTTTTATCTGTTAAAGGTTTTGCTGTTTTAGTTAGAATTTCGATCATTTGATCAATAGATAAATCGGGAGCTGCCTGATATAATAGGGCAACTACTCCGGCTA of Oceanobacillus zhaokaii contains these proteins:
- a CDS encoding BsuPI-related putative proteinase inhibitor, which encodes MKRSGVIALSLILILGLIGVTYLLVNQSNEQDNNEVQNEGDDPVNQPKVTADNGLTFELVEVEGNGKAFKYTVTNEGSKEIKLSFTTSQRYEYELRNITEGTTTKYSNGRAFMQVLGDTKLAPGKSVSYDISLPTLKPGEYQLTVYLVAKDMSEYVVSESFVIEE